aaatgtgaatgcatgTCGCTTTAATACAAAACATTTGTTTGCTTgcttatttgttgttgttttgatgACTGATTATTAGCTGATTGATTGGTTATATGTCGTAATTTGCATAATCACAAGTTAATGACAGACCGTTTTTCCTTGTTATTAAATCATTAATAATTATCTAAAACAATGAACAAGGTTCCAGTCAACAGAGCTCATTCAATGATTGCGAAGCTCACCTCGCTGTTTTTATTGTGAGACTTTCCTTCCTGCGTCTTTCAGGAATTTCTCGTTCCTGGTTGGCTACTGTCCTCTCAGAGCACGTGTTTAATGCCACGGCTCACGCCTTTTCAGGTTACCACGTGTGCCACAATGGCCGAAAGGAGAGCTTCCTGTGTGGACCAGGAACAATCTTCAACCAGCAGATCCGTGCCTGTGACTACTGGTACAGCTTCGAGTGCGACGAAGCACCCAACTGGTACTACCTAAACGCCGAAGTGAACGTTGAGAGTCCGCAGCCGCTGCAGCCTCTGCCCGGAGGCACTGGAGGTGGTGCAGGTGGTGGGGGCGGCGGAGGTCGTCCAGGACCAGCCTACCTGCCCGGCGGCACTGGCGGGGCAGCAGGAGGCGCAGGCGCGCCAGGCGCCGGAGGCTATCCTGGCTCGGGTGGCGCGGGTCGATACCCAGGAGGTTCCGGCTCTCCGGGGTCAGGCGGTTATCCCGGTGGCCCTGGGGACCAGGTTCTGGAGGAGCTCCCGGGTTCTGGTGGCTACCCTGGTGGTGCTGGTGGTTACCCTGGAGGAGGTGCCGGCCGGCCCGGTGCAGGAGGTTACCCAGGCTCTGGAGCTAAAGGACCTGGCGCTGGCGGATACCCTGGATCTGGAGCCGGTAGACCTGGTGCTGGCGGCTATCCAGGAGGGGGAGGCTACGGCTCTGGCGCTGGCCCTAGGCCGGGCTCTGGTAGACCCGGTGGAAAACCAGCTGGCGGACCTGGCGGTCCAGGGGGATCAGGCGGTTACGGTAGTCCTGGTGGCCTGGGAGGCCCTGGTGGGCCCGGTGGTCCTGGTGGTTATGGTGGTCCCAGTGGTCCCAGTGGTCCCAGTGGTCCCAGCGGTCCTCAGGGGTCCTGGAGGCCCCGGAGGATCTGGTGGTTACGGTGGTCCCAGTGGTCCCGGTGGCCCCGCAGGATCAGGCGGTTACGGTGGTCCGAGTGGGCCCGGTGGTCCCGGAGGTCCCGCTGGTTATGGTGGTCCGAGTGGTGCCGGCGGTCCCAGAGGGTCTGGCGGTTACGGTAGCCCTAGTGGTCCAGGAGGTCCTGGAGGTCCTGGAGGGTTACGGTGGTCCCAGTGGCCCCGGTGGTCCTGGTGGACCTGGGGGTCCCTAGTGGTCCGAAAGGACCAGGTGGTCCCAAGGGACCAGGGGCCTCGGAGGGTCTGGAGGTCCTGG
This portion of the Dermacentor silvarum isolate Dsil-2018 unplaced genomic scaffold, BIME_Dsil_1.4 Seq673, whole genome shotgun sequence genome encodes:
- the LOC119435391 gene encoding LOW QUALITY PROTEIN: collagen alpha-1(I) chain-like (The sequence of the model RefSeq protein was modified relative to this genomic sequence to represent the inferred CDS: inserted 1 base in 1 codon) gives rise to the protein MKITAGLLLLLALAAPHHCKRTKRWDESKGQNQEGWVRGTAGVDYPDYKEIPXTSFRCSQQPYEGMYADLEAQCQVSYHVCHNGRKESFLCGPGTIFNQQIRACDYWYSFECDEAPNWYYLNAEVNVESPQPLQPLPGGTGGGAGGGGGGGRPGPAYLPGGTGGAAGGAGAPGAGGYPGSGGAGRYPGGSGSPGSGGYPGGPGDQVLEELPGSGGYPGGAGGYPGGGAGRPGAGGYPGSGAKGPGAGGYPGSGAGRPGAGGYPGGGGYGSGAGPRPGSGRPGGKPAGGPGGPGGSGGYGSPGGLGGPGGPGGPGGYGGPSGPSGPGGSGGYGGPSGPGGPAGSGGYGGPSGPGGPGGPAGYGGPSGAGGPRGSGGYGSPSGPGGPGGPGGLRWSQWPRWSWWTWGSLVVRKDQVVPRDQGPRRVWRSWWSRRPRWLWRLRRTWSRCWSRTWWPWPILGGWWSWFWVLSRRWCHGSPRWIAPFGWWIWCRSIGASPGAGHVSRCIRSRCLSGRRRRSRCIRSRCTTRRRRSVQGPEYPSPNAGTGGGGGGYYTSDSGAYSGGSAYPGQDASGQLPGGAPQRPRGGGRGRRPQGGYGSPMMMGGAGGD